In a single window of the Zea mays cultivar B73 chromosome 5, Zm-B73-REFERENCE-NAM-5.0, whole genome shotgun sequence genome:
- the LOC109939520 gene encoding probable E3 ubiquitin-protein ligase LOG2 — translation MTVYLFAKEELNCNLTAVKENLMKPVTVSFKEGLGQKFRQPSGTGIDFSVFEESDLLKQGDMDVYPLAVKAETALPVDQPPEGDDQKMKTPNSQITQAVFEKKENGDYHVRVVCQILWVNGTRYELQEIYGIGNSVEGDADANDPGKECVICLSEPRDTTVLPCRHMCMCSECAKVLRYQTTRCPICRQPVERLLEIKVNNKSEDQQQMPQSPPLPALAPQQEEV, via the exons ATGACTGTTTACTTGTTTGCAAAGGAAGAGCTCAACTGTAATCTAACAGCAGTGAAAGAAAACCTAATGAAGCCCGTTACTGTTAGCTTCAAAGAgggtcttggtcaaaaattcaggcAACCTTCAGGAACAGGAATTGACTTTTCAGTGTTTGAAGAATCAGATTTATTAAAGCAGGGGGACATGGATGTATATCCACTTGCAGTTAAAGCTGAAACAGCATTACCTGTTGATCAGCCACCAGAAGGGGATGACCAAAAGATGAAAACTCCTAACTCACAGATCACCCAAGCCGTGTTTGAAAAGAAAGAAAATGGGGATTATCATGTAAGAGTTGTTTGCCAGATCCTTTGGGTCAATGGAACTAGGTATGAACTGCAAGAAATATATGGCATAGGGAACTCCGTGGAAGGTGATGCTGATGCAAATGATCCAGGGAAAGAATGTGTTATTTGCCTCTCAGAACCAAGGGATACTACTGTCCTCCCATGTAGGCATATG TGCATGTGCAGTGAGTGCGCCAAGGTCCTGAGGTACCAAACCACTCGGTGCCCCATCTGCAGGCAGCCTGTTGAGCGTCTCCTCGAGATCAAAGTGAACAACAAATCTGAAGATCAGCAACAGATGCCCCAATCGCCACCGCTCCCAGCACTGGCTCCGCAGCAGGAAGAGGTGTAG